Proteins from a single region of Xiphias gladius isolate SHS-SW01 ecotype Sanya breed wild chromosome 2, ASM1685928v1, whole genome shotgun sequence:
- the trmu gene encoding mitochondrial tRNA-specific 2-thiouridylase 1 isoform X1 has product MAFVRHVVCAMSGGVDSSVAALLLKRRGFSVTGVFMKNWDSLDESGVCTTEKDCEDAYRVCQILDIPFHQVSYVKEYWHYVFSNLLKEYEKGRTPNPDILCNKHIKFNHFHKYAINTLGADAMATGHYARTSQEDEDVFKQKHVAPPTTLFRDRFEIRNPVRLYKGADLLKDQTFFLSQISQDSLRQTMFPLAGLTKEFVKKIAAEAGLHHVLKKKESMGICFIGERNFENFILEYLEAKPGNFVSIEDGTVMGTHKGWFTLTLGQRARIGGQRDAWFVVDKDIATGDVFVAPTTNHPALFRDTVRTDRFHWLTVDPPAELARTEMMECHFRFIHQMPLTPCTVTLNMDGSVWISLSQPVRALTPGQFAVLYKGDECLGSGKITQLGPSEYTLQQGRARLIETAQHKEQPTPEPDI; this is encoded by the exons ATGGCGTTTGTAAGGCATGTCGTGTGCGCCATGTCTGGCGGTGTGGACAGCTCCGTCGCTGCGTTGTTACTGAAAAgaagag GCTTTAGTGTAACAGGGGTTTTTATGAAGAACTGGGACTCTCTGGATGAAAGTGGGGTGTGTACTACAGAGAAGGATTGTGAGGATGCCTACAGAGTGTGTCAGATCCTGGACATCCCCTTCCATCAAGTTTCCTATGTCAAAGAGTACTGGCATTATGTTTTTAG TAATCTGTTGAAGGAGTACGAGAAGGGAAGGACACCGAACCCAGATATACTATGCAACAAGCACATCAAATTCAACCATTTCCACAAGTATGCCATCAACACTCTGG GTGCTGATGCCATGGCAACAGGCCACTACGCCAGGACGTCACAGGAAGACGAAGAtgttttcaaacagaaacatgtagCTCCGCCTACCACACTCTTCAGAGATCGATTTGAGATCAGAAATC CGGTGAGGTTGTACAAAGGAGCAGATCTCCTCAAAGACCAAACCTTCTTCCTCAGTCAGATCTCTCAGGATTCCTTGCGACAAACCATGTTCCCACTTGCTGGACTCACCAAAGAGTTTGTTAAAAAGATTGCTGCTGAGGCAGGGCTTCACCATGTTCTGAAGAAGAAAGAG AGCATGGGCATTTGCTTCATTGGAGAGAGAAActttgaaaacttcattttggag taTCTAGAAGCTAAACCAGGTAACTTTGTCTCCATTGAGGACGGGACAGTAATGGGAACACACAAAG GCTGGTTCACTCTGACACTGGGCCAGAGGGCGAGGATAGGAGGGCAGAGAGACGCCTGGTTTGTTGTGGACAAAGACATTGCAACAGGGGATGTATTTGTG GCTCCAACGACCAATCACCCAGCTCTTTTCCGTGACACAGTGCGGACAGATCGCTTCCACTGGCTAACAGTGGACCCGCCTGCTGAATTAGCCAGGACCGAGATGATGGAGTGTCACTTCCGCTTCATCCACCAGATGCCGCTCA CTCCCTGCACAGTAACTCTGAATATGGATGGCTCTGTATGGATCTCACTCTCACAGCCAGTCAGAGCTCTGACTCCTGGACAG TTTGCTGTGCTCTACAAAGGGGACGAGTGTCTGGGCAGTGGGAAGATCACCCAGCTGGGGCCTAGTGAATATACACTCCAGCAGGGTCGAGCACGGTTGATTGAGACCGCGCAGCATAAAGAGCAGCCGACCCCCGAACCAGACATCTGA
- the trmu gene encoding mitochondrial tRNA-specific 2-thiouridylase 1 isoform X2 — protein sequence MKNWDSLDESGVCTTEKDCEDAYRVCQILDIPFHQVSYVKEYWHYVFSNLLKEYEKGRTPNPDILCNKHIKFNHFHKYAINTLGADAMATGHYARTSQEDEDVFKQKHVAPPTTLFRDRFEIRNPVRLYKGADLLKDQTFFLSQISQDSLRQTMFPLAGLTKEFVKKIAAEAGLHHVLKKKESMGICFIGERNFENFILEYLEAKPGNFVSIEDGTVMGTHKGWFTLTLGQRARIGGQRDAWFVVDKDIATGDVFVAPTTNHPALFRDTVRTDRFHWLTVDPPAELARTEMMECHFRFIHQMPLTPCTVTLNMDGSVWISLSQPVRALTPGQFAVLYKGDECLGSGKITQLGPSEYTLQQGRARLIETAQHKEQPTPEPDI from the exons ATGAAGAACTGGGACTCTCTGGATGAAAGTGGGGTGTGTACTACAGAGAAGGATTGTGAGGATGCCTACAGAGTGTGTCAGATCCTGGACATCCCCTTCCATCAAGTTTCCTATGTCAAAGAGTACTGGCATTATGTTTTTAG TAATCTGTTGAAGGAGTACGAGAAGGGAAGGACACCGAACCCAGATATACTATGCAACAAGCACATCAAATTCAACCATTTCCACAAGTATGCCATCAACACTCTGG GTGCTGATGCCATGGCAACAGGCCACTACGCCAGGACGTCACAGGAAGACGAAGAtgttttcaaacagaaacatgtagCTCCGCCTACCACACTCTTCAGAGATCGATTTGAGATCAGAAATC CGGTGAGGTTGTACAAAGGAGCAGATCTCCTCAAAGACCAAACCTTCTTCCTCAGTCAGATCTCTCAGGATTCCTTGCGACAAACCATGTTCCCACTTGCTGGACTCACCAAAGAGTTTGTTAAAAAGATTGCTGCTGAGGCAGGGCTTCACCATGTTCTGAAGAAGAAAGAG AGCATGGGCATTTGCTTCATTGGAGAGAGAAActttgaaaacttcattttggag taTCTAGAAGCTAAACCAGGTAACTTTGTCTCCATTGAGGACGGGACAGTAATGGGAACACACAAAG GCTGGTTCACTCTGACACTGGGCCAGAGGGCGAGGATAGGAGGGCAGAGAGACGCCTGGTTTGTTGTGGACAAAGACATTGCAACAGGGGATGTATTTGTG GCTCCAACGACCAATCACCCAGCTCTTTTCCGTGACACAGTGCGGACAGATCGCTTCCACTGGCTAACAGTGGACCCGCCTGCTGAATTAGCCAGGACCGAGATGATGGAGTGTCACTTCCGCTTCATCCACCAGATGCCGCTCA CTCCCTGCACAGTAACTCTGAATATGGATGGCTCTGTATGGATCTCACTCTCACAGCCAGTCAGAGCTCTGACTCCTGGACAG TTTGCTGTGCTCTACAAAGGGGACGAGTGTCTGGGCAGTGGGAAGATCACCCAGCTGGGGCCTAGTGAATATACACTCCAGCAGGGTCGAGCACGGTTGATTGAGACCGCGCAGCATAAAGAGCAGCCGACCCCCGAACCAGACATCTGA
- the alg10 gene encoding dol-P-Glc:Glc(2)Man(9)GlcNAc(2)-PP-Dol alpha-1,2-glucosyltransferase isoform X1, with amino-acid sequence MEKFEGYIFTALCSTNFLVSCLLFSRVTREQREPYMDEIFHVPQAQKYCYGKFNEWDPMITTLPGLYLISVGVIKPVVWLADLTGEVVCSTAMLRFINLLFNCGNLYLLYLLICKLHLREKTRTTPRRILSALSLSTFPVLYFFNFLYYTDAGSTFFILFTYLMTLYGCHKASALLGVCSVLFRQTNIIWLAFCAGTVVAAKMDESWRVEHTKKRDEKSPPSQVTLSFSGARKIMFFTVEFLTSPIHVKAVLSVAWPYAVVGVGFLVFMVLNDGIVVGDRTSHKACLNFPQLFYFFSFTLFFSAPVSLCYHRVLRFLQALKKQPSLYLIVTGVSLFLVWKFTFVHKYLLADNRHFPFYVWKKLFQRHELVRFLHVPAYVFAAWNFLDSFKSRSLFWSFAFLTCVLASTVPQELLEFRYFIVPYLMYRLHMPLPSFPRLIVEFLLYTAVNTATIYIFINKTFHWPESTARQRFMW; translated from the exons ATGGAGAAATTTGAAGGCTACATCTTCACTGCTCTCTGCAGCACCAACTTTTTGGTATCCTGCCTGCTGTTCTCCAGAGTCACTCGGGAGCAGAGGGAGCCGTACATGGACGAGATTTTCCATGTCCCACAGGCTCAGAAATATTGCTATGGAAAATTCAACGAG TGGGACCCAATGATCACCACTCTCCCAGGCCTTTACCTCATCTCTGTGGGGGTCATCAAGCCGGTGGTGTGGCTCGCTGACCTGACAGGTGAGGTGGTGTGTTCCACGGCCATGCTACGTTTCATCAACCTGCTCTTCAACTGCGGCAACCTTTACCTGCTCTATCTGCTCATCTGCAAGCTGCACCTCAGGGAGAAG ACACGAACAACCCCACGCCGGATCCTATCAGCACTGTCTCTGTCCACCTTCCCTGTGCTCTATTTCTTCAACTTCCTCTACTATACCGACGCTGGTTCTactttcttcatcctcttcacctACCTCATGACACTTTACGGCTGCCACAAGGCCTCAGCACTCCTTGGCGTCTGCTCTGTGCTCTTCCGCCAGACCAACATCATCTGGTTGGCCTTCTGTGCAGGCACTGTAGTGGCTGCCAAAATGGATGAATCCTGGAGGGTGGAGCAtacaaaaaagagagatgagaagtCTCCTCCATCCCAAGTTACTCTGTCTTTCAGCGGAGCTaggaaaataatgtttttcacCGTAGAGTTCCTCACCTCACCCATTCATGTGAAGGCAGTGCTGTCGGTGGCTTGGCCTTATGCAGTGGTCGGCGTTGGTTTCCTGGTGTTCATGGTTCTGAATGATGGGATAGTGGTGGGTGACAGGACGAGCCACAAGGCTTGCCTCAACTTTCCTCAATTGTTCTACTTCTTCTCCTTCACCCTCTTCTTCTCCGCCCCTGTCTCACTTTGTTACCACCGCGTCCTCCGCTTCCTGCAGGCTCTGAAAAAACAGCCTTCTCTCTACCTTATTGTCACCGGTGTCTCCTTGTTCCTAGTGTGGAAGTTCACCTTTGTCCACAAGTACCTGCTGGCAGATAACCGCCATTTTCCCTTCTACGTGTGGAAAAAGCTTTTCCAGAGGCACGAGCTGGTGCGCTTCCTTCATGTCCCAGCATACGTGTTTGCTGCGTGGAATTTTCTTGACTCCTTCAAGTCCCGCTCGCTCTTCTGGAGTTTTGCTTTCCTGACATGCGTCCTGGCTTCCACGGTCCCCCAGGAGCTGCTGGAGTTCAGGTACTTTATTGTTCCCTACCTGATGTATCGCCTGCACATGcctctcccctcttttcccAGACTCATTGTGGAGTTTCTCCTTTACACAGCGGTCAACACTGCCACAATTTACATCTTCATCAATAAGACTTTCCACTGGCCAGAAAGCACAGCCAGACAGAGGTTCATGTGGTGA
- the tprkb gene encoding EKC/KEOPS complex subunit TPRKB produces MYLTQELELFPDHRVTQILFKEVKNAAELKQSAVAGKINGALINPTMLVNPFQVLVSANKAVHFQKIGKMKTRSLYSEIIFNLSPTNNISEAFKRFGISDGDDSVMVVVVHNKDESQLLTDIAAKVDGRQVPVEDVSLLSDPAKIKKLYKVTPQEEKCGTLLDAVVCRMATKDVM; encoded by the exons ATGTATCTAACGCAGGAGCTAGAGCTTTTCCCCGACCACAGAGTGACTCAAATACTTTTCAAAGAGGTCAAAAATGCCGCAGAATTGAAACAAAGTGCCGTGGCGGGTAAAATAAATGGTGCCTTGATCAACCCTACAATG ctgGTCAATCCTTTCCAAGTGCTGGTATCTGCCAATAAAGCTGTTCACTTCcagaaaattggaaaaatgaaGACAAGAAGTCTATACTCAGAGATTATCTTCAACCTGTCACCTACTAATAAT ATCTCAGAGGCCTTCAAAAGGTTTGGGATCTCAGACGGCGATGACTCTGTAATGGTGGTCGTTGTTCACAACAAAGACGAGTCGCAGCTTCTCACAGACATCGCAGCCAAGGTGGATGGACGGCAGGTTCCAGTGGAAGATGTTTCCTTGCTGTCAGACCCTGCAAAGATCAAAAAG CTGTATAAAGTCACTCCCCAAGAGGAGAAGTGTGGGACTCTACTGGATGCAGTTGTATGCAGAATGGCCACCAAGGATGTCATGTAG
- the srr gene encoding L-threonine dehydratase catabolic TdcB has product MSEVSADAVTLDLLRKARETVRSSPLGVINTPMIPWCQTTLPLNISCNIHIKLENMQRTGSFKIRGVANQFARISKGGHFVTMSAGNYGKSFAYASKHYGSRGKVVMPKTAPMSRSILIQSFGVEVERVSTFSLMNVVNRCIQENNMTFLHSYDDLDLIAGHASLGMEVLEVIPEPDVVVVCCGGGGLLASVAAAIKLSGCDKTRIYGVEPEGACTMYKSFIQKKPVGMDTKSIASGLAPPFAGRLPYELCQRYVEAIVLVTDEEIKVAVSTLFRSGLVVEPSGTAAFAAIVNNKIPELEGKNVVCVLSGGNIGKDELANFPD; this is encoded by the exons ATGAGTGAGGTGTCTGCAGATGCTGTCACCCTGGACCTGCTGAGAAAAGCCAGGGAGACAGTGAGGAGCAGCCCCCTGGGTGTCATCAACACTCCCATGATCCCCTGGTGCCAGACCACCCTGCCTCTCAATATCAGCTGTAACATCCACATCAAACtggaaaacatgcagagaaCTG GTTCCTTTAAGATCAGAGGAGTGGCCAATCAGTTTGCCAGAATATCAAAGGGTGGTCATTTTGTCACCATGTCTGCAGGAAACTATGGGAAGTCATTTGCGTACGCCTCAAAACACTATGGGTCAAGGGGCAAGGTGGTTATGCCCAAAACTGCCCCAATGTCCAGATCCATCCTCATACAG AGTTTCGGGGTGGAGGTGGAGCGAGTTTCCACCTTCAGCCTGATGAATGTGGTAAACCGCTGCATTCAGGAGAACAACATGACATTCCTGCACTCATATGATGATCTGGACCTAATAGCAGGACATGCCAG TCTCGGTATGGAGGTGCTGGAGGTGATTCCTGAGCCtgatgtggtggtggtgtgttgTGGTGGAGGGGGGCTGCTGGCCAGTGTAGCTGCTGCCATCAAACTGTCCGGCTGTGATAAGACCAGGATCTATGGTGTGGAACCAGAAGGAG CCTGCACCATGTACAAAAGCTTCATTCAGAAGAAACCAGTGGGCATGGACACCAAGAGCATTGCCTCAGGTCTTGCACCACCTTTTGCAG GCAGGCTACCCTACGAGTTGTGCCAGCGTTACGTGGAGGCGATCGTCCTGGTGACTGATGAGGAGATCAAGGTGGCGGTGTCCACTCTCTTCAGGTCTGGACTCGTGGTGGAGCCATCGGGCACTGCTGCCTTCGCTGCCATTGTTAACAACAAGATACCTGAGCTGGAGGGAAAGAATGTTGTGTGCGTCCTCAGCGGAGGGAACATCGGAAAAGACGAGCTTGCCAACTTCCCAGATTGA
- the alg10 gene encoding dol-P-Glc:Glc(2)Man(9)GlcNAc(2)-PP-Dol alpha-1,2-glucosyltransferase isoform X2 has translation MEKFEGYIFTALCSTNFLVSCLLFSRVTREQREPYMDEIFHVPQAQKYCYGKFNEWDPMITTLPGLYLISVGVIKPVVWLADLTGEVVCSTAMLRFINLLFNCGNLYLLYLLICKLHLREKTRTTPRRILSALSLSTFPVLYFFNFLYYTDAGSTFFILFTYLMTLYGCHKASALLGVCSVLFRQTNIIWLAFCAGTVVAAKMDESWRVEHTKKRDEKSPPSQVTLSFSGARKIMFFTVEFLTSPIHVKAVLSVAWPYAVVGVGFLVFMVLNDGIVVGDRTSHKACLNFPQLFYFFSFTLFFSAPVSLCYHRVLRFLQALKKQPSLYLIVTGVSLFLVWKFTFVHKYLLADNRHFPFYVWKKLFQRHELVRFLHVPAYVFAAWNFLDSFKSRSLFWSFAFLTCVLASTVPQELLEFSGQHCHNLHLHQ, from the exons ATGGAGAAATTTGAAGGCTACATCTTCACTGCTCTCTGCAGCACCAACTTTTTGGTATCCTGCCTGCTGTTCTCCAGAGTCACTCGGGAGCAGAGGGAGCCGTACATGGACGAGATTTTCCATGTCCCACAGGCTCAGAAATATTGCTATGGAAAATTCAACGAG TGGGACCCAATGATCACCACTCTCCCAGGCCTTTACCTCATCTCTGTGGGGGTCATCAAGCCGGTGGTGTGGCTCGCTGACCTGACAGGTGAGGTGGTGTGTTCCACGGCCATGCTACGTTTCATCAACCTGCTCTTCAACTGCGGCAACCTTTACCTGCTCTATCTGCTCATCTGCAAGCTGCACCTCAGGGAGAAG ACACGAACAACCCCACGCCGGATCCTATCAGCACTGTCTCTGTCCACCTTCCCTGTGCTCTATTTCTTCAACTTCCTCTACTATACCGACGCTGGTTCTactttcttcatcctcttcacctACCTCATGACACTTTACGGCTGCCACAAGGCCTCAGCACTCCTTGGCGTCTGCTCTGTGCTCTTCCGCCAGACCAACATCATCTGGTTGGCCTTCTGTGCAGGCACTGTAGTGGCTGCCAAAATGGATGAATCCTGGAGGGTGGAGCAtacaaaaaagagagatgagaagtCTCCTCCATCCCAAGTTACTCTGTCTTTCAGCGGAGCTaggaaaataatgtttttcacCGTAGAGTTCCTCACCTCACCCATTCATGTGAAGGCAGTGCTGTCGGTGGCTTGGCCTTATGCAGTGGTCGGCGTTGGTTTCCTGGTGTTCATGGTTCTGAATGATGGGATAGTGGTGGGTGACAGGACGAGCCACAAGGCTTGCCTCAACTTTCCTCAATTGTTCTACTTCTTCTCCTTCACCCTCTTCTTCTCCGCCCCTGTCTCACTTTGTTACCACCGCGTCCTCCGCTTCCTGCAGGCTCTGAAAAAACAGCCTTCTCTCTACCTTATTGTCACCGGTGTCTCCTTGTTCCTAGTGTGGAAGTTCACCTTTGTCCACAAGTACCTGCTGGCAGATAACCGCCATTTTCCCTTCTACGTGTGGAAAAAGCTTTTCCAGAGGCACGAGCTGGTGCGCTTCCTTCATGTCCCAGCATACGTGTTTGCTGCGTGGAATTTTCTTGACTCCTTCAAGTCCCGCTCGCTCTTCTGGAGTTTTGCTTTCCTGACATGCGTCCTGGCTTCCACGGTCCCCCAGGAGCTGCTGGAGTTCAG CGGTCAACACTGCCACAATTTACATCTTCATCAATAA
- the trmu gene encoding mitochondrial tRNA-specific 2-thiouridylase 1 isoform X3, whose amino-acid sequence MAFVRHVVCAMSGGVDSSVAALLLKRRGFSVTGVFMKNWDSLDESGVCTTEKDCEDAYRVCQILDIPFHQVSYVKEYWHYVFSNLLKEYEKGRTPNPDILCNKHIKFNHFHKYAINTLGADAMATGHYARTSQEDEDVFKQKHVAPPTTLFRDRFEIRNPVRLYKGADLLKDQTFFLSQISQDSLRQTMFPLAGLTKEFVKKIAAEAGLHHVLKKKESMGICFIGERNFENFILEYLEAKPGNFVSIEDGTVMGTHKGWFTLTLGQRARIGGQRDAWFVVDKDIATGDVFVAPTTNHPALFRDTVRTDRFHWLTVDPPAELARTEMMECHFRFIHQMPLICCALQRGRVSGQWEDHPAGA is encoded by the exons ATGGCGTTTGTAAGGCATGTCGTGTGCGCCATGTCTGGCGGTGTGGACAGCTCCGTCGCTGCGTTGTTACTGAAAAgaagag GCTTTAGTGTAACAGGGGTTTTTATGAAGAACTGGGACTCTCTGGATGAAAGTGGGGTGTGTACTACAGAGAAGGATTGTGAGGATGCCTACAGAGTGTGTCAGATCCTGGACATCCCCTTCCATCAAGTTTCCTATGTCAAAGAGTACTGGCATTATGTTTTTAG TAATCTGTTGAAGGAGTACGAGAAGGGAAGGACACCGAACCCAGATATACTATGCAACAAGCACATCAAATTCAACCATTTCCACAAGTATGCCATCAACACTCTGG GTGCTGATGCCATGGCAACAGGCCACTACGCCAGGACGTCACAGGAAGACGAAGAtgttttcaaacagaaacatgtagCTCCGCCTACCACACTCTTCAGAGATCGATTTGAGATCAGAAATC CGGTGAGGTTGTACAAAGGAGCAGATCTCCTCAAAGACCAAACCTTCTTCCTCAGTCAGATCTCTCAGGATTCCTTGCGACAAACCATGTTCCCACTTGCTGGACTCACCAAAGAGTTTGTTAAAAAGATTGCTGCTGAGGCAGGGCTTCACCATGTTCTGAAGAAGAAAGAG AGCATGGGCATTTGCTTCATTGGAGAGAGAAActttgaaaacttcattttggag taTCTAGAAGCTAAACCAGGTAACTTTGTCTCCATTGAGGACGGGACAGTAATGGGAACACACAAAG GCTGGTTCACTCTGACACTGGGCCAGAGGGCGAGGATAGGAGGGCAGAGAGACGCCTGGTTTGTTGTGGACAAAGACATTGCAACAGGGGATGTATTTGTG GCTCCAACGACCAATCACCCAGCTCTTTTCCGTGACACAGTGCGGACAGATCGCTTCCACTGGCTAACAGTGGACCCGCCTGCTGAATTAGCCAGGACCGAGATGATGGAGTGTCACTTCCGCTTCATCCACCAGATGCCGCTCA TTTGCTGTGCTCTACAAAGGGGACGAGTGTCTGGGCAGTGGGAAGATCACCCAGCTGGGGCCTAG